The following are encoded together in the Picrophilus oshimae DSM 9789 genome:
- a CDS encoding ArsR/SmtB family transcription factor, whose translation MDHISETTIYKLLSDDLRLKIVKMLIKSNMNVSEIIERCGKDQPLISHKLKELRENGILISYRSGKNIVYRVSDPYIKKIIDTVEAASLRIKQECKCVECNGDKS comes from the coding sequence ATGGACCATATAAGTGAAACAACGATCTATAAATTGCTATCAGACGATTTAAGATTAAAAATTGTCAAAATGCTGATTAAATCAAACATGAATGTTTCAGAGATAATAGAAAGATGTGGAAAGGATCAGCCACTGATATCGCATAAATTGAAGGAGCTCAGGGAGAATGGAATATTAATAAGCTACCGTTCAGGCAAGAATATTGTTTACAGGGTATCAGATCCGTATATAAAAAAAATTATAGATACCGTTGAGGCTGCAAGCCTAAGAATAAAACAGGAATGCAAATGCGTTGAATGCAATGGTGATAAATCTTGA
- a CDS encoding arsenic transporter, whose product MSILLYPGIIIFVITLFLVLKRPRNLGIGYSALIGAAISLIIGVSTLKDVISVWNIVWNATFTFIAVIIISLILDEAGFFEYIAYRIAIMAKGSVLKLFLFIMLLGSVISAIFANDGTALILTPIVYSILLRFNFSENKIIPFIMATGFIADTSSMPFTVSNLVNLVTAGYFNITFLKYSEIMILPDIVSIIASITVVFLFYRMEFSGNYMMPDIDPSKFIKDGLIFKLAVPLIIILMLFYFLSGFFKIPISFIAMPFAVIFYLLARLGKNIDANYIIKIAPWQIVLFSLGMYIIVFGMGRQGLDNIYTYILEVFNNFPPVFSYLFSGLFFAFNAAFMNNLPSVMLGNLAISGLNNPGLLMYSNVIGNDIGPKFTPIGSLATLLWLYTLERKNAIKISYKYYMKFGIITALPVLSITLVSLYISLII is encoded by the coding sequence TTGAGCATTCTCCTTTACCCAGGAATAATAATATTTGTTATTACATTATTTCTGGTATTAAAAAGGCCAAGAAATTTGGGTATAGGATACTCCGCATTAATAGGCGCTGCCATCTCGCTCATCATCGGTGTATCAACATTAAAGGATGTAATATCTGTCTGGAATATTGTCTGGAATGCAACATTTACATTTATTGCGGTAATAATAATATCGCTTATACTTGATGAGGCGGGCTTCTTTGAATACATTGCATATAGGATAGCCATAATGGCAAAAGGCAGCGTTTTAAAATTATTTTTATTTATAATGCTTCTTGGCTCTGTTATATCCGCAATATTCGCCAATGATGGAACGGCATTAATACTCACACCAATTGTGTATTCAATACTTTTAAGATTCAATTTCTCAGAGAATAAAATAATACCATTCATCATGGCAACAGGATTTATAGCAGATACATCAAGCATGCCCTTTACTGTTAGCAATCTTGTAAATCTTGTTACAGCCGGATATTTTAACATAACATTTCTTAAATATTCCGAGATAATGATATTACCTGACATTGTATCAATAATTGCAAGCATAACTGTCGTTTTTTTATTTTATAGAATGGAATTCAGTGGCAATTACATGATGCCTGATATTGATCCATCGAAGTTTATTAAGGATGGATTAATATTTAAACTCGCAGTTCCATTGATAATAATATTAATGCTTTTTTACTTCCTCTCAGGATTTTTTAAAATACCAATATCATTTATAGCAATGCCATTTGCAGTAATCTTTTATTTACTTGCAAGGCTGGGTAAAAACATAGATGCAAATTATATTATAAAAATAGCACCATGGCAGATCGTTTTATTCTCGCTTGGTATGTACATAATCGTTTTTGGCATGGGAAGGCAGGGCCTTGATAATATATATACTTATATACTTGAAGTCTTTAATAATTTTCCACCTGTGTTCTCATATTTATTCTCCGGGCTCTTCTTTGCATTCAATGCAGCCTTTATGAACAATCTGCCGTCAGTCATGCTTGGGAACCTTGCAATTTCAGGTCTTAACAATCCGGGATTGTTAATGTATTCAAATGTGATAGGCAATGACATAGGCCCAAAATTTACACCGATAGGATCCCTTGCAACACTTCTCTGGCTTTATACACTTGAAAGGAAAAATGCAATAAAAATATCATATAAATATTACATGAAATTTGGAATTATAACAGCGCTCCCGGTTTTATCAATAACACTTGTCTCTCTTTACATTTCATTAATAATATGA